The uncultured Desulfobulbus sp. genome window below encodes:
- a CDS encoding DUF1737 domain-containing protein, giving the protein MKLYSCITGPDDETFCKRVSEKLNRGWQLHGGPTLTFNGENVIAGQALFKVVEDEEFSMDIKISEY; this is encoded by the coding sequence ATGAAACTCTATAGCTGCATAACAGGACCAGATGATGAAACCTTTTGCAAACGCGTCTCAGAGAAACTCAACCGGGGCTGGCAACTCCACGGTGGACCGACGCTGACTTTTAACGGTGAAAACGTCATTGCCGGGCAGGCGCTCTTCAAAGTGGTGGAAGACGAAGAATTCTCCATGGATATCAAAATAAGCGAGTATTAA
- a CDS encoding N-6 DNA methylase has product MTLATNNLAAYIWSLADLLRGDFRQSQYGRIILPFTLLRRLESVLEESKPAVLAAYEKVQQMELPEEAQEKLLLNATGGLSFFNTSQMDMGKLGESGIKANLEAYLHSFSRDAREIFEYFNFAEFIGQLSDANLLYKVVQKVRTTDLSPRAISNHEMGLVFEELIRRFAESSNDTAGEHFTPRDIVRLTTSLVFIEDDEALTKPGIIRTIYDPTAGTGGFLSAGMEYVHELNPQAVMRAFGQELNPESYAICKADMLIKGQEVSNIKYGNTLSGDQLYGSKFDYMLSNPPFGVDWKKIEKEVKDEHVLKGYDGRFGPGLPRVSDGSLLFLLHLINKMRDVPDGGSRIGIILNGSPLFTGGAGSGESEIRRYILESDLLEAIVALPTDMFYNTGIATYVWVLSNKKAPDRRGKVQLINGVNLFSKMRKSLGSKRNMMEEADMALIVRAFGDFAEIEPQELDKPAEQKSNRGRQSANGNSTQPPAKTFASKIFHSHEFGYRRITVERPLRMSYQFNDEQIAELRFAPKPFNEPMRWIYDEYGQAWTEENYGDLTDKADEIRRHIKTHFESLKEKQIKELLSPKLWRSQLELLEKGNLLQHHFGSEQHDDMNRFDTELKKSGVKLDAKEKKQMLAVVSWKNPEAEKLIKKVHKKVESAPLYGLFAVNGKVVEYQPDSELRDYENIPLDPSQPVNTVNEAYFGQEVLPHVPEAWIDSSKRDALDGEVGIVGYEIPFNRHFYVYQPPRDLAEIDADLDRVSAEIMELLREVRL; this is encoded by the coding sequence ATGACACTAGCAACCAACAACCTCGCCGCCTATATCTGGTCACTGGCAGACCTGCTGCGCGGCGATTTTCGCCAGAGCCAATACGGCCGCATTATCCTCCCCTTTACGCTCCTGCGCCGCCTGGAGTCGGTGCTGGAAGAAAGTAAACCAGCCGTACTCGCCGCCTATGAGAAGGTGCAGCAGATGGAGCTGCCTGAGGAGGCCCAGGAAAAACTCCTCCTCAACGCCACCGGTGGGCTCTCCTTTTTCAATACCTCACAGATGGATATGGGTAAGCTGGGGGAGTCCGGCATCAAAGCGAACCTTGAAGCCTACCTGCACAGTTTTTCCCGCGATGCCCGTGAAATTTTTGAATACTTCAACTTCGCCGAGTTCATTGGTCAGCTCAGCGATGCCAACCTGCTGTACAAGGTGGTGCAGAAGGTGCGCACCACTGACCTCTCTCCCCGGGCGATCTCCAACCACGAGATGGGTCTGGTCTTCGAGGAGTTGATCCGACGCTTTGCAGAGAGTTCCAACGACACCGCCGGTGAGCACTTCACCCCGCGCGACATCGTCCGCCTCACCACCTCCCTGGTCTTTATCGAGGATGACGAGGCCCTCACCAAACCCGGCATCATCCGCACCATCTACGATCCCACTGCGGGAACCGGCGGGTTTCTCTCTGCGGGGATGGAGTATGTGCACGAGCTCAACCCCCAGGCGGTGATGCGGGCCTTCGGTCAGGAGCTCAACCCGGAGAGCTACGCCATCTGTAAGGCAGATATGCTCATCAAGGGCCAGGAGGTGAGCAACATCAAGTACGGCAACACCCTCTCCGGTGACCAGCTCTATGGCTCCAAATTTGACTATATGCTCTCCAATCCCCCCTTTGGCGTGGACTGGAAAAAGATCGAAAAGGAGGTCAAAGACGAGCATGTCTTGAAAGGCTATGACGGCCGCTTTGGGCCTGGGCTGCCCAGGGTTTCAGACGGATCGCTGCTCTTTCTCTTGCACCTGATCAACAAGATGCGGGATGTTCCCGATGGGGGCAGCCGCATCGGTATCATTCTCAACGGATCACCGCTCTTTACTGGAGGGGCTGGCTCGGGAGAGTCGGAGATCCGCCGTTATATCCTGGAGTCGGACCTACTGGAGGCCATCGTCGCCCTGCCCACGGATATGTTCTACAACACCGGTATCGCCACCTATGTCTGGGTGCTGTCCAATAAAAAAGCCCCGGATCGCCGGGGCAAGGTCCAGCTGATCAACGGGGTCAACCTCTTCTCCAAGATGCGCAAATCCCTGGGGTCCAAGCGCAACATGATGGAGGAGGCTGATATGGCCCTCATCGTCCGCGCCTTTGGCGACTTCGCAGAGATTGAACCGCAGGAACTGGATAAACCCGCCGAACAGAAGAGCAACCGGGGACGGCAGTCGGCAAACGGAAACAGTACCCAGCCCCCAGCCAAGACCTTTGCGAGCAAGATCTTTCACAGCCACGAGTTTGGTTATCGGCGCATCACTGTGGAACGGCCCTTGCGGATGTCCTACCAGTTCAATGATGAACAGATAGCTGAGCTCCGTTTTGCCCCCAAACCGTTCAATGAGCCGATGCGCTGGATCTATGACGAATACGGCCAGGCCTGGACAGAAGAGAACTACGGCGATCTCACTGATAAGGCGGACGAGATTCGTCGCCATATCAAAACACATTTTGAGAGCCTCAAGGAGAAGCAGATTAAAGAGCTTCTCAGCCCTAAACTCTGGCGTTCCCAGTTGGAACTTCTGGAGAAAGGCAACCTCCTGCAACACCATTTTGGCAGCGAGCAGCATGACGACATGAATCGTTTTGATACGGAACTCAAAAAAAGTGGTGTGAAGTTGGATGCCAAGGAAAAGAAGCAGATGCTTGCTGTGGTGAGCTGGAAAAACCCGGAGGCGGAGAAGCTCATCAAAAAGGTACATAAAAAGGTGGAGAGTGCCCCACTCTACGGACTGTTTGCAGTGAATGGCAAGGTGGTTGAGTATCAGCCGGACAGCGAGCTGCGCGATTACGAAAACATCCCGCTGGATCCCTCACAGCCGGTCAACACGGTGAACGAAGCGTATTTCGGGCAGGAGGTGCTCCCCCATGTGCCGGAGGCCTGGATCGACTCCAGCAAACGGGATGCGCTCGACGGGGAGGTGGGGATCGTCGGCTATGAGATCCCGTTTAACCGCCATTTTTATGTGTACCAACCGCCCCGGGATCTGGCGGAGATCGACGCGGATTTGGACCGGGTGAGCGCGGAGATTATGGAGTTGCTGCGGGAGGTGCGTCTGTGA
- a CDS encoding DNA repair exonuclease has product MFRFIHTADIHLDSPLKGLEAHEDAPIEEIRGATRRAFDNLIDLAIEEEVAFLLIAGDLYDGDWKDYNTGLYFARRMGTLKKAGIQVFIVSGNHDAASNTTKALPLPDNVTIFSNKKPESKVIVELGVVIHGQGYASKAVTDNLAADYPNAEPNFFNIGLLHTSLTGRENHASYAPCSLADLQSKGYHYWALGHVHTHEVISENPAVIFPGNIQGRHIKEIGPKGATLVTVENGSLSAIETCELDVLRWAVCEVDLSDCSTSASVHDAIRTAFEQERDKADEKTVALRLILVGRCPMHAQLLDRTALWTHEFRAIAESIGGVWLEKVTYKTTRDMQLEELLGRDTPLAGLIASLQNLELDTADLTSFIPELATIQSKLPAEIQSGDEPLWETSPEKLEELSTEIQEMLISKLLQHGVKQ; this is encoded by the coding sequence ATGTTCCGTTTCATTCACACCGCAGACATACACCTTGACAGTCCTCTCAAAGGCCTTGAAGCACATGAAGACGCCCCAATTGAAGAAATACGAGGGGCAACACGGCGAGCGTTTGACAATCTGATAGACCTCGCGATTGAGGAAGAGGTCGCTTTTCTCCTCATTGCCGGTGATCTCTATGACGGCGACTGGAAGGATTACAACACCGGTCTGTATTTTGCGCGAAGGATGGGAACGCTGAAAAAGGCAGGGATCCAGGTCTTTATTGTCTCCGGTAACCATGACGCCGCAAGCAACACAACCAAAGCGCTACCCTTACCGGACAATGTCACCATATTCTCCAATAAAAAACCGGAATCAAAAGTAATAGTCGAGCTAGGCGTGGTCATCCACGGCCAGGGATATGCTTCAAAAGCAGTCACTGATAACCTTGCCGCAGATTACCCGAACGCAGAGCCAAATTTTTTCAATATCGGCCTTCTCCACACATCACTTACAGGCAGAGAGAATCACGCAAGTTATGCCCCCTGCAGTTTGGCCGACCTGCAATCCAAGGGCTATCATTATTGGGCCTTGGGTCACGTACACACACATGAGGTTATCTCTGAAAATCCAGCCGTCATTTTTCCGGGCAACATCCAAGGGCGCCACATAAAAGAGATTGGCCCTAAGGGAGCAACCCTGGTGACAGTCGAAAACGGTTCTCTCTCTGCAATCGAAACATGTGAGCTGGATGTTTTACGCTGGGCAGTCTGTGAAGTAGATCTTTCCGACTGTTCAACCTCTGCAAGTGTTCATGATGCCATTCGAACAGCATTTGAGCAGGAACGTGATAAGGCCGATGAAAAAACTGTAGCGTTACGGCTCATCCTGGTAGGACGTTGCCCCATGCATGCACAGCTCCTTGATCGTACAGCTCTGTGGACTCATGAATTTCGTGCCATTGCGGAAAGTATCGGAGGGGTATGGCTTGAAAAAGTCACATACAAAACGACTCGTGACATGCAGCTTGAAGAACTCCTTGGCAGAGACACCCCCTTAGCAGGCTTGATCGCATCTCTGCAAAACCTTGAACTTGACACTGCGGATCTGACCTCGTTTATCCCTGAACTTGCCACGATACAATCAAAACTCCCGGCAGAAATCCAAAGTGGTGACGAACCATTATGGGAGACTTCTCCCGAAAAATTGGAGGAACTGAGCACAGAGATCCAGGAAATGTTGATCTCCAAGCTTCTTCAGCATGGTGTAAAACAATGA
- a CDS encoding DEAD/DEAH box helicase family protein, giving the protein MPPDQAAETVFQNDIIQQLLANGWLLGSPAQYNRELALYPDDLLGFVQDTQAAQWQRYCTIYPQAPETQLLKKVAAQLDKADPNAADRELRTFGTLGVLRHELRDRGARFSLCQFRPEHELNPETLERYGQNRLRVVPELVYSPWATEEQLAETGTKAKAWRIDLVLFVNGIPVATMELKSEFKQAVQNAIKQYKTTRFAIDPQTKKREPLLSFKRGALVHFAVSQYEVYMTTRLAGAETFFLPFNRGTKEGGAGNDVPADTNRYATDYLWNEVLLPDNLLTILGRYIHLQIEEKEEWDGTKIRKETMIFPRYHQWDVVNRLIEAASKEGSGQKYLIQHSAGSGKSNSIGWTAHQLSGLHTDNGDKLFHSVIIVTDRNVLDAQLQDTIYQFEHQDGVVGRINRDEGEGSKSDQLAAALTNSQPIIIVTIQTFPHVLKAIEADVNLKARRYAVIADEAHSSQTGSTARQLKEVLQLTPQENGEQELTSEDLLDAAVASRRANANLSYFAFTATPKTKTLELFGRLPNPELQPSKKNKPQPFHVYTMRQAIEEGFILDVLRNYTNYKVAYNLAMKMQASDEEVESKKARVKLNQWVKLHDYNIAQKVQVIIEHFKDNVMGLLAGQAKAMVVTGSRKEAVRYKLGFDTYLHDKGYTNIQALVAFSGEVNFNENDPNAEGLLGEKFTETSAKMNPGLKGRDMHKAFDGNDYQVMIVANKFQTGFDQPKLCAMYVDKKLGGVECVQTLSRLNRTYPGKAESGTFVLDFYNDSQEILDSFQPYYQTAELADVSDPDLIFDLFEKLRAAGIFLWQEVEQFCSTFLQKSKSSAALANICKPAVERWQKRYKSAIEAYKEAKEMFERCKKAADPVLIANAENALKECKKEKDNLEIFKKDLGSFVRLYEFMSQIVDYNDKGLEKLSLYARHLRPLLRETVEDEADIDLHGVMLSHYRLSKIKQQNLKLAENSSDYQLEPGEGLGTAKPRDRQEELISQIIARLNELFITDGLTDQDLVNYAYTIRDKVRENELVMLQIANNSPEQAMLGDFPKAVDDAILGSNEAHQNQMLQLLADPRKAAGFARVVFDLLQMAK; this is encoded by the coding sequence ATGCCCCCTGACCAAGCCGCCGAAACCGTCTTCCAAAACGATATTATCCAGCAGCTTCTTGCCAATGGCTGGCTCCTCGGCAGCCCGGCACAGTACAACCGGGAGCTGGCCCTCTACCCGGACGATCTGCTCGGCTTTGTTCAGGACACCCAGGCGGCCCAATGGCAAAGGTACTGCACCATCTACCCACAGGCCCCTGAAACACAGCTCCTCAAGAAGGTAGCTGCCCAACTCGACAAGGCCGATCCCAACGCGGCGGACAGGGAGCTGCGCACCTTCGGCACCCTGGGAGTGCTCCGCCATGAGCTGCGGGACCGGGGGGCTCGCTTTTCCCTCTGTCAGTTCCGGCCGGAACATGAGCTCAACCCGGAGACGCTGGAACGGTATGGTCAGAACCGGCTGCGCGTGGTGCCGGAGCTGGTCTACTCCCCCTGGGCCACCGAGGAACAACTCGCTGAGACGGGCACTAAGGCCAAGGCCTGGCGCATCGACCTGGTGCTGTTCGTCAACGGCATCCCGGTGGCCACCATGGAGCTGAAGTCCGAGTTCAAACAGGCGGTTCAAAACGCGATCAAACAGTACAAAACCACCCGTTTTGCCATCGACCCGCAGACCAAGAAGCGGGAACCGCTGCTCAGCTTCAAACGCGGCGCCCTGGTCCACTTTGCGGTCAGCCAGTACGAGGTCTATATGACCACCCGGCTGGCGGGTGCGGAGACCTTTTTTCTCCCCTTCAACCGTGGCACCAAAGAGGGAGGTGCGGGCAACGATGTACCTGCCGACACAAACCGCTACGCCACCGACTACCTGTGGAATGAGGTCCTGCTGCCGGACAACCTGCTCACCATCCTTGGCCGCTATATCCACCTGCAGATTGAGGAGAAGGAGGAGTGGGACGGCACCAAGATCCGCAAAGAGACCATGATTTTCCCGCGCTATCACCAGTGGGACGTGGTCAACCGGCTGATCGAGGCGGCTAGCAAAGAGGGGAGCGGGCAAAAATATCTGATCCAGCACAGCGCCGGTTCCGGCAAGTCCAACTCCATCGGCTGGACCGCGCACCAGCTCTCTGGCCTGCATACAGACAATGGCGATAAACTGTTTCACTCGGTGATCATCGTCACCGACCGCAACGTGCTCGATGCCCAGCTCCAGGACACCATCTACCAGTTCGAGCATCAGGATGGCGTCGTCGGCAGGATTAACCGGGATGAAGGCGAGGGCTCCAAGTCCGATCAGCTGGCGGCAGCGCTTACCAACTCCCAGCCGATCATCATTGTTACCATCCAGACCTTTCCCCATGTGCTCAAGGCGATCGAGGCGGATGTCAACCTCAAGGCGCGGCGTTATGCGGTCATTGCCGATGAGGCCCACTCCTCCCAGACCGGCTCCACGGCAAGGCAACTCAAGGAGGTCCTGCAGCTCACGCCCCAGGAAAACGGAGAACAGGAGCTAACCAGTGAGGACCTGCTCGATGCTGCGGTGGCCTCCCGCCGAGCCAACGCCAACCTGAGCTATTTCGCCTTTACCGCCACCCCGAAAACCAAGACCCTGGAGCTGTTCGGCAGGCTGCCAAATCCGGAGCTGCAGCCATCCAAAAAAAACAAACCGCAGCCTTTCCATGTCTACACCATGCGCCAGGCGATTGAGGAAGGTTTTATTCTCGACGTACTCCGCAACTACACCAACTACAAGGTGGCCTACAACCTGGCGATGAAGATGCAGGCCAGTGATGAGGAGGTGGAGAGCAAGAAGGCCCGGGTCAAGTTGAACCAGTGGGTCAAGCTCCATGACTACAACATCGCCCAGAAGGTGCAGGTGATTATCGAGCACTTTAAGGATAACGTCATGGGGTTGTTGGCTGGTCAGGCCAAGGCGATGGTGGTGACCGGCTCGCGCAAGGAGGCGGTCCGCTACAAACTCGGCTTTGACACGTATTTGCATGACAAGGGTTATACGAATATTCAGGCCCTGGTCGCTTTTTCCGGCGAGGTCAACTTTAATGAGAACGATCCCAATGCAGAGGGGCTCCTGGGGGAAAAGTTCACCGAGACCAGCGCCAAAATGAATCCTGGCCTCAAGGGGCGTGACATGCACAAGGCCTTTGACGGTAACGACTATCAGGTAATGATCGTCGCCAATAAATTCCAGACCGGCTTTGATCAACCCAAGCTCTGTGCCATGTACGTGGACAAGAAGCTGGGTGGCGTTGAATGCGTGCAGACCCTTTCCCGCCTCAACCGTACCTATCCCGGCAAGGCCGAGAGCGGCACCTTTGTGCTCGATTTCTACAACGACTCCCAGGAAATCCTCGACTCTTTTCAGCCGTACTACCAGACGGCGGAACTCGCCGATGTTTCTGACCCGGATTTGATTTTTGATCTCTTTGAGAAGCTCCGTGCAGCTGGCATCTTCCTCTGGCAGGAAGTTGAACAGTTCTGTTCCACCTTCCTGCAAAAGAGCAAGAGCAGCGCCGCCTTGGCAAATATCTGCAAACCCGCGGTGGAACGATGGCAGAAACGGTACAAGTCCGCCATTGAGGCCTACAAAGAGGCCAAAGAGATGTTTGAACGGTGCAAGAAGGCCGCTGACCCGGTTCTCATCGCCAACGCAGAGAACGCATTAAAAGAGTGCAAAAAGGAAAAAGACAACCTGGAGATCTTTAAAAAGGACCTGGGGAGTTTTGTTCGATTGTATGAGTTCATGTCGCAGATCGTCGACTACAACGATAAAGGCTTGGAGAAACTCAGCCTCTATGCCCGCCACCTACGGCCCCTGTTGCGGGAGACGGTTGAGGATGAGGCCGATATTGATCTGCATGGTGTGATGCTCAGCCACTACCGGCTCTCAAAGATAAAGCAGCAGAACCTGAAACTTGCAGAAAATAGCAGTGACTATCAGCTGGAACCTGGGGAGGGGCTGGGGACGGCCAAACCTCGTGATCGTCAGGAAGAACTGATCTCCCAGATTATTGCCCGTTTGAATGAACTGTTTATCACCGATGGCTTGACTGACCAGGATCTTGTCAACTACGCCTATACCATTCGTGATAAGGTGCGGGAAAACGAATTGGTGATGCTGCAGATCGCCAATAATTCGCCGGAGCAGGCCATGCTGGGGGATTTTCCCAAGGCCGTGGACGATGCCATATTAGGCAGCAACGAGGCGCATCAAAACCAGATGCTGCAGCTGCTCGCCGATCCCCGTAAAGCAGCAGGGTTCGCCCGGGTGGTGTTTGACCTGCTGCAGATGGCGAAGTGA
- a CDS encoding DUF309 domain-containing protein, translated as MNTDEHDNARQACGPQSFDPFTDRLSRDIRNHLSEAIIPCLRKMSLEPAREVADRFLALKPGPEQRQYIERRLVLFQQFLDLVARGSQDVLWQGFVLWDLGLHFEVHEVLEHAWHHSKGDEKSLLQAMIRAAGVYIKSDYGYNIPAAKLAAKALPVLEAQREKLSQYIDPERLYAAMRTHTSPAPLLMQ; from the coding sequence ATGAATACAGATGAGCACGACAATGCACGGCAGGCTTGCGGCCCGCAATCTTTTGATCCATTCACAGATCGCTTAAGTCGGGATATTCGTAATCATCTTTCCGAGGCGATTATCCCCTGTCTCCGGAAAATGAGTCTGGAGCCAGCCCGTGAGGTCGCTGATCGTTTTCTCGCGCTGAAACCTGGACCCGAGCAGAGGCAGTATATCGAACGACGACTGGTTCTCTTTCAGCAGTTTCTTGATCTCGTTGCCCGGGGATCGCAGGATGTGCTCTGGCAGGGATTTGTCCTCTGGGATCTGGGGCTTCATTTTGAAGTGCATGAAGTGTTGGAACATGCCTGGCATCACTCCAAGGGTGATGAAAAATCACTGCTCCAGGCAATGATACGCGCCGCCGGGGTCTATATCAAAAGTGACTATGGGTACAATATCCCTGCGGCCAAACTCGCGGCCAAAGCCCTGCCAGTGCTTGAAGCACAACGGGAAAAACTGAGCCAGTATATCGACCCGGAACGCTTGTATGCGGCCATGCGCACGCATACCTCCCCTGCGCCCTTGTTGATGCAGTAA
- a CDS encoding restriction endonuclease subunit S, protein MEERYQAYPEYKDSGVEWLGSIPQHWKVNRIKFAATLNPSKSELADLPNNTEVTFLPMEAIGEHGELDLTRTKNLFEVFNGYTYLREGDICIAKITPCFENGKGAILRGLSNNVAFATTEVIPVRCKSPEDAPYFYYLLTSNPFRSIAEGAMYGAGGQKRVSDSFVANYHFSFPPPEEQTQIANFLDHETAKIDNLIEKQQQLIGLLKEKRQAVISHAVTKGLNPDAPMKDSGVEWLGEVPEHWVVCQFKFNTLVMQTGPFGSQLHADDYVQDGVPLINPAHIVAGQIVPDPKCSVDGKTQRRLERHQLTPGDLILARRGELGRCAVIRDNQEGWLCGTGSLKATFLQKLAPDYGFILISSNGVKVELSLESKGSTMNNLNTETLGRVRVPVPPIKEQKAILKYIQEINQKYDTMEELALRQVILLQERRTALISAAVTGKIDVRNWQPTISQQPITE, encoded by the coding sequence ATGGAGGAGAGGTATCAGGCGTACCCGGAGTATAAGGATTCTGGGGTTGAGTGGTTGGGTTCAATACCACAACATTGGAAGGTAAATCGCATTAAGTTCGCAGCAACTCTGAATCCGTCAAAAAGTGAACTAGCCGACTTACCCAACAATACCGAAGTCACATTCCTTCCGATGGAAGCAATAGGTGAGCACGGAGAGTTGGATCTTACTCGAACGAAAAATCTATTCGAAGTTTTCAACGGTTACACCTATCTCCGGGAGGGAGATATTTGTATCGCTAAGATAACCCCTTGCTTTGAAAATGGAAAAGGTGCGATTCTTCGAGGATTGTCCAACAATGTGGCTTTTGCCACAACTGAGGTAATCCCCGTGCGATGTAAATCTCCAGAAGATGCTCCATATTTCTATTATCTCCTAACCTCCAATCCATTCAGGAGTATTGCTGAAGGAGCCATGTACGGCGCTGGCGGACAAAAGCGTGTATCTGATAGCTTTGTCGCTAACTATCATTTTTCGTTCCCGCCCCCAGAGGAACAAACCCAAATAGCCAACTTCCTCGACCACGAAACCGCCAAAATCGATAATCTGATCGAAAAACAGCAACAGCTCATCGGACTGCTCAAGGAAAAACGTCAGGCCGTGATCAGCCATGCCGTTACCAAGGGGCTCAATCCCGATGCGCCGATGAAAGACTCCGGGGTTGAATGGTTGGGGGAGGTGCCGGAGCATTGGGTGGTATGCCAGTTCAAATTTAACACCTTGGTGATGCAAACAGGGCCTTTTGGTAGCCAGTTGCATGCAGATGATTATGTACAGGATGGGGTTCCCTTGATTAATCCTGCACATATCGTTGCTGGCCAAATTGTACCAGACCCCAAATGTTCAGTTGACGGAAAGACTCAACGGCGACTGGAAAGACATCAGTTGACTCCAGGTGACTTGATCCTGGCAAGAAGAGGAGAGTTAGGTCGCTGTGCTGTTATAAGGGATAATCAAGAAGGATGGTTATGCGGAACTGGTTCCTTGAAAGCAACCTTTTTACAAAAACTTGCCCCTGATTACGGATTCATCCTGATAAGTTCTAATGGCGTAAAAGTGGAACTCTCACTTGAGTCCAAAGGATCTACGATGAATAACCTGAATACTGAAACTCTTGGGAGAGTCCGCGTACCTGTCCCCCCGATTAAAGAACAAAAGGCTATCCTTAAATATATTCAAGAGATAAATCAAAAATATGACACCATGGAAGAGCTAGCGCTGAGGCAAGTCATATTACTCCAAGAACGCCGAACCGCCCTCATCTCAGCAGCAGTAACCGGAAAAATCGACGTCCGCAACTGGCAGCCCACCATATCCCAACAGCCCATCACGGAATAA